From the genome of Anopheles moucheti chromosome 3, idAnoMoucSN_F20_07, whole genome shotgun sequence, one region includes:
- the LOC128300924 gene encoding nascent polypeptide-associated complex subunit alpha isoform X2, which yields MPELTEITESAAAASSATGTTEAKLEDALSDTETEDSIPELEDAAAATTQLSAGDIPDISKAKQSRGEKKARKIMSKLGLKPVQGVNRVTIRKSKNILFVINNPDVYKNPHSDTYIIFGEAKIEDLTQQAQVAAAEKFKAPEATPAAGEASSSTNVVTPIAEEDEEEVDDTGIDDKDIDLVMSQANVKRAKAIRALKNNENDIVNAIMELTM from the exons ATGCCGGAGCTGACTGAAATCACGGAAAGTGCGGCCGCCGCCTCAAGTGCGACCGGAACCACAGAAGCCAAGCTGGAAGATGCTCTCAGTGACACAGAGACCGAGGATTCCATCCCGGAGCTGGAGGATGCGG CGGCTGCAACGACACAACTGTCCGCCGGTGATATTCCAGACATCTCGAAAGCGAAACAGTCCCGCGGCGAGAAGAAAGCTCGCAAGATTATGTCCAAGCTTGGTCTGAAACCGGTCCAGGGCGTGAACCGAGTAACGATCCGGAAGTCGAAGAACATTCTGTTCGTGATAAACAACCCGGACGTGTACAAGAACCCGCACAGTGACACCTACATCATCTTCGGCGAAGCCAAGATCGAGGATCTCACCCAGCAGGCCCAGGTGGCGGCGGCCGAAAAGTTCAAGGCCCCCGAAGCGACACCGGCCGCGGGCGAAGCATCCAGCTCGACGAACGTTGTCACCCCGATCGCCGAAGAGGATGAGGAGGAGGTGGACGACACCGGCATCGACGACAAGGACATCGATCTGGTGATGTCGCAGGCGAATGTGAAACGTGCTAAGGCCATCCGAGCGCTGAAAAACAATGAGAATGATATCGTTAACGCGATCATGGAACTTACCATGTAA
- the LOC128300924 gene encoding nascent polypeptide-associated complex subunit alpha isoform X1 codes for MPELTEITESAAAASSATGTTEAKLEDALSDTETEDSIPELEDAGAAATTQLSAGDIPDISKAKQSRGEKKARKIMSKLGLKPVQGVNRVTIRKSKNILFVINNPDVYKNPHSDTYIIFGEAKIEDLTQQAQVAAAEKFKAPEATPAAGEASSSTNVVTPIAEEDEEEVDDTGIDDKDIDLVMSQANVKRAKAIRALKNNENDIVNAIMELTM; via the exons ATGCCGGAGCTGACTGAAATCACGGAAAGTGCGGCCGCCGCCTCAAGTGCGACCGGAACCACAGAAGCCAAGCTGGAAGATGCTCTCAGTGACACAGAGACCGAGGATTCCATCCCGGAGCTGGAGGATGCGG GAGCGGCTGCAACGACACAACTGTCCGCCGGTGATATTCCAGACATCTCGAAAGCGAAACAGTCCCGCGGCGAGAAGAAAGCTCGCAAGATTATGTCCAAGCTTGGTCTGAAACCGGTCCAGGGCGTGAACCGAGTAACGATCCGGAAGTCGAAGAACATTCTGTTCGTGATAAACAACCCGGACGTGTACAAGAACCCGCACAGTGACACCTACATCATCTTCGGCGAAGCCAAGATCGAGGATCTCACCCAGCAGGCCCAGGTGGCGGCGGCCGAAAAGTTCAAGGCCCCCGAAGCGACACCGGCCGCGGGCGAAGCATCCAGCTCGACGAACGTTGTCACCCCGATCGCCGAAGAGGATGAGGAGGAGGTGGACGACACCGGCATCGACGACAAGGACATCGATCTGGTGATGTCGCAGGCGAATGTGAAACGTGCTAAGGCCATCCGAGCGCTGAAAAACAATGAGAATGATATCGTTAACGCGATCATGGAACTTACCATGTAA
- the LOC128301806 gene encoding NAD kinase 2, mitochondrial — protein sequence MFHLNQLLRNVSGSKPTQHLQHALKAQRHFGCNAKEKLRRVLIVSKLTRLEFEKIREEQLSDESLEQKIRDRGTDYDAIKYYHHLHKDVERKVVRSFQERGIEVQVVNRITIHKDALQWADLIVPIGGDGTFLLAAGRASPFFLSNGKRTPVVGFNSDPRRSEGRLMLPKQYSVQVDEAIRRIIAKDFRWMHRSRIRTTLVGAATTERPSPMDLHEFHTQPVEHKEVMSTAPNGKSRILPYLALNEVFIGEMLSARVSHLHLRIDNTEITTKTKSSGLCVSTGTGSTSWLTSMNRLSTNNVKDLLEIVRRRTAAGALDTIDPESVSQEYNDNLVFAPDDPRLCYSIREQICVGVWPNPKGLESRGFAKEIFVKSRCVDASLVIDGSIAYNFNDGARALLEVYPEDSLLTIDMDD from the exons ATGTTCCACTTGAATCAACTTTTGCGGAATGTTTCAG GATCCAAACCAACACAGCACCTCCAGCATGCCTTGAAAGCGCAACGCCATTTCGGTTGCAACGCAAAGGAAAAATTGCGCCGCGTGCTCATTGTGTCGAAATTGACGCGTCTAGAGTTTGAAAAGATCCGCGAGGAACAGCTGAGCGATGAAAGTCTGGAGCAGAAGATTCGCGACCGTGGTACCGATTACGACGCCATCAAATACTACCACCATCTGCACAAAGACGTCGAGCGGAAGGTGGTGCGGTCGTTTCAGGAGCGTGGCATTGAGGTGCAGGTAGTGAACCGTATTACGATACACAAGGATGCGCTGCAGTGGGCCGATCTGATCGTACCGATTGGTGGCGATGGGACGTTTCTGCTCGCCGCCGGACGGGCCAGTCCATTCTTTCTCTCCAACGGGAAGCGAACGCCCGTCGTTGGGTTTAATTCCGATCCACGCCGCTCGGAGGGTCGGCTAATGCTTCCCAAGCAGTACTCAGTGCAGGTGGATGAAGCGATCCGGCGTATTATAGCGAAAGACTTCCGGTGGATGCACCGGTCTCGCATCCGTACCACACTGGTTGGAGCGGCCACAACCGAGCGCCCATCGCCGATGGATTTGCACGAGTTCCACACGCAACCGGTCGAACACAAGGAGGTGATGTCGACGGCACCGAACGGCAAAAGTCGCATCCTGCCCTATCTTGCACTGAACGAG GTTTTCATCGGTGAAATGCTTTCGGCGCGCGTGTCCCATCTGCATCTGCGCATCGATAATACGGAAATTacaaccaaaacgaaaagcTCCGGTCTGTGCGTAAGTACCGGGACTGGATCAACGTCGTGGCTCACGAGCATGAACCGGCTTTCGACGAACAACGTGAAAGATCTGCTAGAGATTGTACGGAGGCGGACTGCAGCCGGTGCCCTGGACACCATCGATCCCGAGTCCGTGTCGCAGGAGTATAACGATAATCTAGTGTTTGCGCCCGACGATCCACGGCTGTGTTACTCGATACGGGAGCAAATCTGTGTCGGTGTGTGGCCGAACCCGAAAGGTTTAGAATCGCGCGGGTTCGCCAAAGAAATATTCGTCAAATCGCGCTGTGTCGATGCAA GTCTCGTGATAGATGGTAGTATTGCGTACAACTTTAACGATGGTGCCCGTGCCTTGCTGGAAGTGTATCCGGAAGATTCACTACTGACGATCGATATGGATGACTGA
- the LOC128303642 gene encoding diacylglycerol kinase epsilon yields the protein MRFSFRPVSHNSGVMLDFSFTLFVSVLLGLGLMWLAGRYFLKEDVVYIPDNCRRHAWKSVKLLARSCVCSVCDTSMSSNGHFCESCGVCSDNGCVRKADEKFPCKQLRIRTRADDGSTSRHLWVQGNLPLGSECCVCKEDIDQTSELGLFGQRCAWCQRMAHDKCFSEVSSTLCDFGPFKEMIFPPKCILAARSKVAQKVHLTGIIPPEWKANWRPLIVVANSKSGSSGADQVVALMRGILHPLQVFELGQHGPHEALQWAIHAAPTRCRILVAGGDGTVGWVLNTILQMKVEPHPEVAILPLGTGNDLSRVLGWGAEGPDEFDPIDYLTRIAQAETVQLDRWLAEINTHSSLARFHVPGFSQSRHFYMYNYLSVGVDALVTLNFHKARESSFYVYSSRFVNKLLYLCFGTQQVVQQDCVELEKHLDLYLDGVRIDLPSLQSVVVLNIDSWGAGVKLWEMSKNSPTHSIMKEIHSISDGILEVFGVVSSFHIAQLQVGLSKPVRLGQAKSVRIVLKRTLPMQADGEPWMQSPCDINIQHYGQATMLKDVKK from the exons ATGCGCTTTTCGTTTCGTCCGGTTTCGCATAACAGTGGCGTAATGCTCGATTTCAGCTTTACGCTGTTTGTGTCCGTGCTGCTCGGGCTCGGTTTGATGTGGCTCGCTGGGCGGTACTTCCTGAAGGAGGATGTCGTTTACATACCGGACAACTGTCGACGCCATGCGTGGAAATCGGTGAAACTGCTAGCGCGAAGCTGCGTGTGTTCCGTCTGTGATACGTCGATGTCCTCCAATGGACACTTTTGTGAAAGTTGTGGCGTTTGCTCAGACAATGGGTGCGTCCGTAAGGCGGATGAGAAGTTCCCCTGCAAGCAGCTTCGCATACGTACCCGAGCGGACGATGGTTCCACCAGCCGACACCTGTGGGTTCAGGGTAATTTGCCACTCGGATCGGAATGTTGCGTGTGCAAGGAGGATATCGACCAGACAAGCGAGCTGGGCCTATTCGGACAGCGGTGTGCCTGGTGTCAGCGGATGGCGCACGACAAGTGCTTTAGCGAAGTGTCCTCGACGTTGTGTGATTTCGGTCCGTTCAAGGAAATGATTTTCCCGCCGAAATGTATACTCGCTGCGCGCAGTAAGGTCGCCCAGAAGGTGCATCTGACGGGAATTATACCACCCGAATGGAAGGCTAATTGGCGTCCGCTGATCGTTGTTG CAAATTCAAAATCCGGCAGCAGTGGGGCCGATCAGGTTGTGGCTCTCATGCGTGGTATCCTTCATCCGCTGCAGGTATTTGAGCTCGGTCAGCATGGACCGCACGAGGCACTGCAGTGGGCTATTCATGCCGCACCGACCCGTTGTCGCATATTGGTTGCCGGTGGTGATGGCACAGTAGGCTGGGTATTGAACACCATTTTGCAGATGAAGGTAGAGCCACATCCGGAGGTGGCCATACTGCCACTCGGTACTGGCAATGATTTGTCCCGTGTGCTTGGCTGGGGTGCTGAAGGGCCGGACGAGTTCGATCCGATCGATTACCTCACGCGCATTGCTCAAGCCGAAACGGTACAGCTGGATCGATGGTTGGCGGAAATTAATACACACTCTAGCTTGGCAAGGTTTCATGTGCCCGGGTTTAGCCAGTCGCGGCACTTCTACATGTACAACTATCTTAGCGTCGGGGTGGACGCACTGGTGACGCTGAATTTCCACAAGGCACGAGAAAGTTCCTTTTACGTTTACAGCAGTCGTTTTGTGAATAAG CTTCTGTACCTTTGCTTCGGAACGCAGCAAGTCGTGCAGCAGGACTGTGTTGAACTGGAGAAGCATCTCGATCTGTACCTGGATGGTGTGCGCATTGATTTGCCTTCGCTGCAATCCGTCGTCGTCCTTAACATCGATTCGTGGGGAGCGGGTGTAAAGCTGTGGG AAATGAGCAAAAATTCACCCACACACAGCATTATGAAGGAAATTCATAGCATTTCCGATGGCATTTTGGAAGTGTTCGGTGTGGTTTCATCCTTCCACATTGCCCAACTGCAGGTGGGTCTCAGCAAACCGGTTCGCCTTGGGCAGGCCAAAAGCGTACGG ATTGTACTTAAGCGGACACTTCCGATGCAGGCAGATGGTGAACCGTGGATGCAATCGCCCTGTGATATTAATATTCAACACTACGGCCAAGCAACAATGCTAAAGGACGTAAAAAAATGA